The proteins below are encoded in one region of Nocardioides marmorisolisilvae:
- a CDS encoding Abi-alpha family protein: MTAAETPDLTNRSAVPDTGRVDDDAGNRLPARWDGAAEALPGIARIAGTAWARSAAWTLGSSVRSGKLLAKAMTNPAAAGELVQEVARDLAVATRTVSDVARAVSDGVPLPRAVLDGTLTFSAAVLPEAEVRHVRREPSLRERGEELLQRSRDVWSDEEPHPAYARIIDELAPDEGRILLLLLRGGPQPSVDVRTGGPVGMVSSSLVAGGMNMIGPRAGVRYLDEVPSYLNNLFRLGLVWFSREQLEDPLEYQVVEAQPDVLEAMHSTRFTKVVRRSIHLTPFGLNFCKTCLVDREETTDLPTHQVPDES; encoded by the coding sequence ATGACCGCCGCGGAGACCCCGGACCTGACGAACCGGTCGGCCGTGCCGGACACTGGTCGGGTGGACGACGACGCGGGCAACCGGCTCCCCGCCCGGTGGGACGGCGCCGCCGAGGCACTGCCGGGGATCGCCCGGATCGCGGGTACGGCGTGGGCGCGGTCGGCCGCCTGGACGCTGGGCTCCTCGGTGCGGTCCGGCAAGCTGCTGGCCAAGGCGATGACGAACCCGGCCGCCGCCGGGGAGCTGGTCCAGGAGGTGGCCCGTGACCTCGCGGTGGCCACCCGCACGGTCTCCGATGTCGCACGGGCGGTGTCCGACGGAGTGCCGCTGCCCAGGGCCGTGCTCGACGGAACGCTGACCTTCAGCGCCGCCGTACTACCCGAGGCGGAGGTCCGTCACGTGCGCCGCGAGCCGAGCCTGCGCGAGCGCGGCGAGGAGCTGCTGCAGCGTTCCCGCGACGTGTGGAGCGACGAGGAGCCGCACCCGGCCTACGCGCGGATCATCGATGAGCTCGCCCCGGACGAGGGCCGAATCCTGCTGCTCCTGCTCCGCGGTGGACCGCAGCCGTCAGTGGACGTCCGCACCGGCGGTCCGGTGGGGATGGTCAGCTCGTCGCTGGTCGCCGGTGGGATGAACATGATCGGACCGCGGGCCGGAGTGCGCTACCTCGACGAGGTGCCGTCGTACCTGAACAACCTCTTCCGCCTCGGCCTGGTCTGGTTCTCGCGCGAGCAGCTCGAGGATCCGCTGGAATACCAGGTCGTCGAGGCTCAGCCCGACGTGCTCGAGGCGATGCACTCGACCCGGTTCACCAAGGTGGTGCGCCGCTCGATCCACCTCACCCCGTTCGGCCTCAACTTCTGCAAGACGTGCCTGGTCGACCGCGAGGAGACCACCGACCTGCCCACCCACCAGGTGCCGGACGAGAGCTGA